A single window of Ovis aries strain OAR_USU_Benz2616 breed Rambouillet chromosome 24, ARS-UI_Ramb_v3.0, whole genome shotgun sequence DNA harbors:
- the LOC101107495 gene encoding zinc finger protein 713 isoform X1, with translation MRIAEPEPARRGRHCWEAFVRAWLAPAAGPAPGAPSLGVIGSGIRALITFSRLGRDGRRRLRRQGAEPPAAPFVCAGGMPSQDATLSQEGNTEKEMNVGSQTVMSQESLTFQDVAVDFTREEWDQLYPAQKNLYRDVMLENYRNLVALGHQLYKPEVITQLEQEEQWMMGRVSPPDTHPDGENRPEIKKSNHNISDENQTHDMIMERLTGDSFWYSILGGLWDFDYQLEFNQENQQRYLGQVSFTHKKITQERGLECSRFGENYNLNSNLLMQQRIPSVKIPLNSDIQGNSIKHNSDLIYYQGNYVRENPYEYNECGKIFNQHLLLTGHIHTEGKHSECRKAFSQNSSLAQPQMVLTGEKPYKCDECGKRFSQRIHLIQHQRIHTGEKPFICNECGKAFRQHSSFTQHLRIHTGEKPYKCNQCGKAFSRITSLTEHHRLHTGEKPYECSFCGKAFSQRTHLNQHERTHTGEKPYKCNECEKAFSQSAHLNQHRKIHTREKLCEYNKCEKTLSHSPSLTPQHITQNF, from the exons ATGCGTATCGCCGAGCCGGAGCCAGCGCGGCGCGGCCGCCATTGCTGGGAGGCCTTCGTCAGAGCCTGGCTGGCCCCGGCGGCTGGTCCAGCCCCAGGGGCCCCGTCACTGGGCGTCATTGGCTCAGGCATCCGGGCCCTCATCACCTTCTCCCGCCTCGGTCGGGAcgggcggcggcggctgcggcgtCAGGGGGCGGAGCCGCCCGCGGCGCCCTTTGTCTGTGCAGGCGG aaTGCCCTCTCAGGATGCCACACTTTCCCaagaaggaaacacagagaaggaaatgaatgttGGATCACAGACAGTCATGTCTCAG GAATCACTGACATTCCAGGACGTGGCTGTGGACTTCACCAGAGAAGAGTGGGACCAGCTGTACCCTGCTCAGAAGAACCTCTACCGAGATGTGATGCTGGAAAACTATAGGAATCTGGTTGCACTGG GGCATCAACTGTATAAGCCAGAGGTGATCACTCAGTTGGAGCAGGAGGAACAGTGGATGATGGGAAGAGTCAGCCCACCAGACACTCATCCAG ATGGGGAGAATAGaccagaaattaaaaaatcaaaccaTAATATTTCTGATGAAAATCAAACCCATGACATGATAATGGAGAGACTAACAGGAGACAGTTTCTGGTACTCCATCttaggtggactctgggatttTGATTACCAGTTAGAATTCAACCAAGAAAACCAGCAGAGATACTTAGGACAAGTATCTTTTACCCACAAAAAGATCACACAGGAGAGAGGCCTTGAATGTAGTAGATTTGGGGAAAACTATAATCTAAATTCAAACCTTCTTATGCAACAGAGAATTCCTTCAGTGAAAATACCCCTTAATTCTGACATACAAGGAAATAGCATCAAACATAATTCAGACCTGATTTACTATCAGGGAAACTACGTAAGAGAAAATCCTTATGAATATAACGAGTGTGGAAAAATCTTCAATCAGCATCTTCTTCTTACTGGTCATATTCATACTGAAGGGAAACACAGTGAATGCAGGAAGGCCTTCAGCCAGAACTCATCTCTTGCTCAACCTCAGATGGTCCTcacaggagagaaaccctataaGTGTGATGAATGTGGGAAAAGATTCAGCCAGAGAATACACCTTAttcaacatcagagaattcacacgGGAGAAAAACCTTTTATATGCAATGAATGCGGGAAAGCCTTCCGTCAACATTCATCCTTTACTCAGCATctgagaattcatactggagagaagccctatAAATGTAATCAGTGTGGTAAAGCCTTTAGCCGGATCACATCCCTTACTGAACATCATAGActtcacactggagaaaaaccTTATGAATGTAGTTtttgtgggaaagccttcagccAGAGGACACATCTTAATCAGCATGAGAGaactcacacaggagagaaaccttataaatgtaatgaatgtgAAAAAGCCTTCAGCCAGAGTGCACACCTTAATCAACATAGGAAAATCCACACTCGGGAGAAATTGTGTGAATATAATAAATGTGAGAAAACCTTAAGCCACAGTCCTTCCCTTACTCCACAGCACATAACTCAGAATTTTTAG
- the LOC101107495 gene encoding zinc finger protein 713 isoform X2 produces MRSATFNTCDWLLPLRHWKISLQGLTGLLKLLELVCLLTVVPEENKPLVTLQLKDCKEVQPSSWRTESRMPSQDATLSQEGNTEKEMNVGSQTVMSQESLTFQDVAVDFTREEWDQLYPAQKNLYRDVMLENYRNLVALGHQLYKPEVITQLEQEEQWMMGRVSPPDTHPDGENRPEIKKSNHNISDENQTHDMIMERLTGDSFWYSILGGLWDFDYQLEFNQENQQRYLGQVSFTHKKITQERGLECSRFGENYNLNSNLLMQQRIPSVKIPLNSDIQGNSIKHNSDLIYYQGNYVRENPYEYNECGKIFNQHLLLTGHIHTEGKHSECRKAFSQNSSLAQPQMVLTGEKPYKCDECGKRFSQRIHLIQHQRIHTGEKPFICNECGKAFRQHSSFTQHLRIHTGEKPYKCNQCGKAFSRITSLTEHHRLHTGEKPYECSFCGKAFSQRTHLNQHERTHTGEKPYKCNECEKAFSQSAHLNQHRKIHTREKLCEYNKCEKTLSHSPSLTPQHITQNF; encoded by the exons ATGAGATCAGCCACCTTTAATACCTGCGACTGGCTGTTGCCTTTAAGGCACTGGAAAATCAGCCTTCAGGGACTGACAGGGCTGCTGAAGCTGTTAGAACTGGTATGTCTCCTGACTGTCGTGCCCGAAGAGAATAAGCCTTTGGTGACATTACAACTGAAGGACTGCAAAGAGGTACAGCCATCCTCGTGGAGGACTGAATCCAG aaTGCCCTCTCAGGATGCCACACTTTCCCaagaaggaaacacagagaaggaaatgaatgttGGATCACAGACAGTCATGTCTCAG GAATCACTGACATTCCAGGACGTGGCTGTGGACTTCACCAGAGAAGAGTGGGACCAGCTGTACCCTGCTCAGAAGAACCTCTACCGAGATGTGATGCTGGAAAACTATAGGAATCTGGTTGCACTGG GGCATCAACTGTATAAGCCAGAGGTGATCACTCAGTTGGAGCAGGAGGAACAGTGGATGATGGGAAGAGTCAGCCCACCAGACACTCATCCAG ATGGGGAGAATAGaccagaaattaaaaaatcaaaccaTAATATTTCTGATGAAAATCAAACCCATGACATGATAATGGAGAGACTAACAGGAGACAGTTTCTGGTACTCCATCttaggtggactctgggatttTGATTACCAGTTAGAATTCAACCAAGAAAACCAGCAGAGATACTTAGGACAAGTATCTTTTACCCACAAAAAGATCACACAGGAGAGAGGCCTTGAATGTAGTAGATTTGGGGAAAACTATAATCTAAATTCAAACCTTCTTATGCAACAGAGAATTCCTTCAGTGAAAATACCCCTTAATTCTGACATACAAGGAAATAGCATCAAACATAATTCAGACCTGATTTACTATCAGGGAAACTACGTAAGAGAAAATCCTTATGAATATAACGAGTGTGGAAAAATCTTCAATCAGCATCTTCTTCTTACTGGTCATATTCATACTGAAGGGAAACACAGTGAATGCAGGAAGGCCTTCAGCCAGAACTCATCTCTTGCTCAACCTCAGATGGTCCTcacaggagagaaaccctataaGTGTGATGAATGTGGGAAAAGATTCAGCCAGAGAATACACCTTAttcaacatcagagaattcacacgGGAGAAAAACCTTTTATATGCAATGAATGCGGGAAAGCCTTCCGTCAACATTCATCCTTTACTCAGCATctgagaattcatactggagagaagccctatAAATGTAATCAGTGTGGTAAAGCCTTTAGCCGGATCACATCCCTTACTGAACATCATAGActtcacactggagaaaaaccTTATGAATGTAGTTtttgtgggaaagccttcagccAGAGGACACATCTTAATCAGCATGAGAGaactcacacaggagagaaaccttataaatgtaatgaatgtgAAAAAGCCTTCAGCCAGAGTGCACACCTTAATCAACATAGGAAAATCCACACTCGGGAGAAATTGTGTGAATATAATAAATGTGAGAAAACCTTAAGCCACAGTCCTTCCCTTACTCCACAGCACATAACTCAGAATTTTTAG